Proteins encoded together in one Marinobacter salsuginis window:
- the malK gene encoding maltose/maltodextrin ABC transporter ATP-binding protein MalK: protein MASVTLRNICKSYDEVQVTRDVNLDIQDGEFVVFVGPSGCGKSTLLRMIAGLEDITSGDMYIGNDRVNNLPPKEREVGMVFQSYALYPHMDVAENMAFGLKLAKTNKTEINRRVQDAANLLQLDKLLERKPKDLSGGQRQRVAIGRTIVREPEVFLFDEPLSNLDASLRVQMRIEISRLHKRLGATMVYVTHDQVEAMTMADKIVALDNGSIAQVGKPMELYHYPATRFVAGFIGSPKMNFIDCSVASASSQSVTIVMPGDHQLELPVNGAGLSEGENVTLGIRPEHLSEDQEADMYLEGEVHVVERLGYQTLVHLDVNNVDGVITMRTDGSNPIQEGARMTLGMNANKCHLFRQDGNACPRLYREPCIDF from the coding sequence ATGGCCAGCGTCACTTTACGCAATATCTGCAAGAGCTATGACGAAGTCCAGGTTACCCGAGACGTAAACCTGGACATTCAGGACGGAGAATTCGTGGTCTTTGTCGGGCCTTCCGGCTGCGGCAAGTCCACCCTGCTGCGCATGATAGCAGGCCTGGAAGACATTACTTCCGGCGACATGTACATCGGTAACGACAGGGTCAACAACCTGCCGCCCAAGGAGCGGGAAGTGGGCATGGTGTTCCAGTCCTATGCCCTGTACCCCCACATGGACGTGGCAGAGAACATGGCGTTTGGCCTGAAACTGGCCAAAACGAACAAGACCGAAATCAACCGTCGCGTCCAGGATGCCGCCAACCTGCTGCAACTGGACAAACTCCTGGAGCGCAAGCCCAAGGACCTCTCCGGCGGCCAGCGCCAGCGCGTGGCAATTGGCCGGACCATTGTCCGGGAACCGGAGGTATTCCTGTTTGACGAACCGCTGTCAAACCTTGATGCCTCCCTGCGGGTCCAGATGCGCATTGAAATCTCCCGCCTGCACAAACGCCTCGGCGCCACCATGGTGTACGTGACCCACGACCAGGTAGAGGCCATGACCATGGCCGACAAAATCGTTGCCCTGGACAATGGTTCCATCGCCCAGGTGGGCAAGCCCATGGAGCTGTACCATTATCCGGCTACCCGTTTTGTCGCCGGCTTTATCGGCTCTCCGAAGATGAACTTCATTGATTGCTCTGTTGCTTCCGCCAGCAGCCAGTCCGTCACCATCGTCATGCCGGGTGACCACCAACTGGAACTGCCGGTGAACGGCGCCGGGCTCTCCGAAGGCGAAAACGTTACCCTCGGCATCCGCCCGGAGCACCTGAGCGAAGACCAGGAAGCCGACATGTATCTCGAAGGGGAAGTGCACGTGGTTGAACGCCTGGGCTACCAGACCCTGGTGCACCTGGACGTCAATAACGTCGATGGCGTTATTACAATGCGCACCGACGGCTCCAACCCGATTCAGGAAGGCGCCCGAATGACCCTGGGCATGAACGCCAACAAATGCCACCTGTTCCGCCAGGATGGTAACGCCTGCCCCCGTCTCTACCGAGAGCCCTGCATCGATTTCTAA
- the malG gene encoding maltose ABC transporter permease MalG, protein MAMVEPRSTKYRVLASHLGMLAFIAIILFPLLMVISISFRSGNFASGSLLPENPSLEHWYLALGIPYTGEDGVTTQPPFPVLLWLWNSIKIAVVSAVLILALSTTSAYAFARMRFAGKGFVLKSMLIFQMFPPVLSLVALYALFDQIGNHVSWLGLNTHGAVIVASLGGMALHIWTIKGYFDSIDRSLEEAAIVDGATTWQAFRYILLPLSVPILVVVFILAFIMTIMEYPMASVLLVDTDKLTLAVGAQQYLYEQNYLWGDFAAAAVLSGLPITVIFLYCQKWIVGGLTAGGVKG, encoded by the coding sequence ATGGCCATGGTTGAACCCCGCTCCACCAAATACCGCGTGCTGGCATCCCACCTGGGGATGCTGGCGTTTATCGCGATCATTCTGTTCCCGCTGTTGATGGTCATTTCCATCTCGTTCCGCAGCGGTAACTTTGCATCCGGCAGCCTGCTGCCGGAGAACCCTTCCCTGGAACACTGGTACCTGGCGCTGGGTATCCCCTACACCGGAGAAGATGGTGTGACCACGCAGCCGCCATTTCCCGTGCTTCTGTGGTTGTGGAACTCGATCAAGATCGCTGTTGTTTCGGCGGTGCTGATCCTGGCCCTTTCTACAACCAGTGCCTACGCTTTTGCCCGCATGCGCTTCGCCGGCAAGGGATTTGTCCTGAAATCCATGCTGATCTTCCAGATGTTCCCGCCGGTGCTCTCCCTGGTGGCGCTGTATGCTCTGTTCGATCAGATCGGCAATCATGTCAGCTGGCTAGGGCTGAATACCCACGGTGCGGTTATCGTGGCCTCCCTGGGTGGCATGGCGTTGCATATTTGGACCATCAAGGGCTACTTCGACTCCATTGATCGCTCCCTGGAGGAGGCCGCTATCGTGGATGGCGCCACCACCTGGCAGGCCTTCCGGTACATCCTGCTGCCGCTTTCGGTGCCGATTCTGGTGGTGGTGTTCATCCTGGCGTTCATCATGACCATCATGGAGTACCCGATGGCGTCGGTGCTTCTCGTGGATACCGATAAACTGACCCTGGCGGTGGGTGCCCAGCAATATCTGTATGAACAGAACTATCTGTGGGGCGATTTCGCGGCAGCGGCGGTGCTTTCCGGTCTGCCGATTACCGTGATCTTCCTTTACTGCCAGAAGTGGATTGTCGGCGGTCTCACCGCCGGTGGTGTGAAAGGGTAG
- the malF gene encoding maltose ABC transporter permease MalF, giving the protein MITETLSSPGIESRHSMTRVFLKWGALAALVGAALYLILALYAQREFVFAMLFLVLTASAVAVFVSKKLYAHRYIFPAIAGMGLFVIFPLMYTVGIGFTNYSASNLLSFEQVQENLLSRTYQSEAVRYDYQLYKTDEGYVFWLEGEHQNLTSTPVDLEAGERSAPVLPVSGKPEGEPLSIREIIQLRGQLSELTLITEDGRELSQASLRSFAAIHPQFTLHDNGSLTNNQTGVTYFPDQETGFYRDADGNALSPGWTVNIGWDNYLKVVTDPSIRGPFFEIFVWTLSFAVATVVFTLALGLLLANLLQWDQIRGKGFYRTMLILPYAVPAFISILVFKGLFNQNFGEINLVLEGLFGIRPDWFSDPALARTMILIVNTWLGYPYMMLLCMGLLQAIPRDLYEASAMDGAGPVNNLFNITLPLIIKPLMPLLIASFAFNFNNFVLIALLTGGAPDIIGASTPAGTTDLLVSYTYRIAFQDSGQNFGLAAAIATAIFLVVGALSLINLKLSKIKV; this is encoded by the coding sequence ATGATAACGGAAACCCTGTCCTCTCCCGGTATTGAAAGCAGACACTCCATGACCCGAGTATTTCTTAAATGGGGCGCGCTGGCGGCGTTGGTCGGTGCCGCGCTCTACCTCATTCTGGCACTCTATGCCCAGCGTGAGTTTGTCTTCGCCATGCTATTTCTGGTGCTCACCGCGTCGGCTGTTGCAGTGTTCGTCAGCAAAAAGCTGTACGCCCACCGTTACATTTTTCCGGCCATCGCTGGCATGGGGCTATTCGTCATTTTTCCCCTGATGTACACCGTTGGCATAGGCTTCACCAATTACAGCGCCAGCAACCTGCTGAGTTTCGAGCAGGTGCAGGAAAACCTCCTTAGCCGGACCTATCAGTCTGAAGCGGTTCGCTACGACTACCAACTCTACAAAACCGACGAAGGCTATGTGTTCTGGCTTGAGGGAGAACACCAGAACCTGACTTCAACACCGGTAGACCTGGAGGCCGGCGAACGTTCGGCACCCGTGTTGCCGGTGTCGGGCAAGCCGGAGGGTGAGCCCCTGTCCATTCGCGAGATCATACAGCTCAGGGGGCAACTCTCGGAACTGACCCTGATCACCGAAGACGGGCGCGAGTTGAGTCAGGCCAGCCTGCGCTCATTCGCGGCGATTCATCCCCAGTTTACGCTGCATGACAATGGCAGCCTGACCAATAACCAGACCGGCGTCACCTATTTCCCGGACCAGGAAACCGGCTTCTACCGGGACGCCGATGGCAATGCCCTGTCGCCTGGCTGGACGGTCAATATCGGTTGGGACAACTATCTCAAGGTGGTGACCGACCCTTCCATTCGCGGGCCATTCTTCGAGATTTTCGTGTGGACGCTCTCGTTTGCGGTCGCCACGGTTGTCTTTACCCTGGCGCTGGGCCTGTTGTTGGCCAACCTGCTGCAGTGGGACCAGATTCGCGGCAAGGGCTTTTACCGCACCATGCTGATCTTGCCATACGCGGTGCCGGCGTTTATCTCGATTCTGGTGTTCAAGGGCTTGTTCAATCAGAACTTCGGTGAGATCAACCTGGTTCTGGAGGGCCTGTTCGGCATTCGTCCGGACTGGTTCAGCGACCCGGCGCTGGCCCGCACCATGATTCTGATCGTGAATACCTGGCTTGGCTATCCCTACATGATGCTGTTGTGCATGGGGCTTCTGCAGGCTATCCCGAGGGATCTGTATGAAGCGTCGGCCATGGATGGGGCAGGGCCGGTGAACAATCTGTTCAATATCACCCTGCCGTTGATCATCAAGCCGCTGATGCCGCTGCTGATTGCCAGCTTCGCATTCAACTTCAACAACTTCGTCCTGATTGCACTGCTGACCGGGGGCGCCCCGGACATCATCGGCGCGAGCACGCCGGCAGGTACCACCGATCTTCTGGTGAGCTACACCTACCGCATTGCTTTCCAGGACTCCGGACAGAACTTTGGTCTGGCCGCCGCTATTGCCACCGCGATTTTCCTGGTGGTGGGTGCGTTGTCCCTGATCAACCTCAAACTGTCCAAGATCAAGGTGTAA
- the malE gene encoding maltose/maltodextrin ABC transporter substrate-binding protein MalE: MNRRTFIRSTLAASIVAATFGVSAPAHAEIEEGKLLVWINGDKGYDGLQEVGDWFTQETGIPVEVAHPDSATDKFQQSAATGNGPDIFIWAHDRFGEWAQSGIISEIKPSQSVIDANYDFTWDAVTVGGKMYGYPMAVESIGLIYNKDLLPEPPSAFEDIPALHQELAEDGKRAILWDYNNTYFTWPMLAAAGGYIFGENADGSVDVKDTGVNTEGAIKGANALTRLIEEGVMPRGADYSAMESSFNKGETAMMINGPWAWGNLEKSGINFGVTTIPTVDGQPSKPMVGVMAATLNSASPNKDLAVEFLENYALSVKGLKMVNNDVPLGAVANKEFMDELSSDPNIKATFENAQLGEPMPNVPAMGAFWSSMGPALQNITSGRQSVEDALNAAAQRITR, from the coding sequence ATGAATCGTCGAACTTTTATCCGCAGCACTCTCGCAGCCTCCATTGTTGCCGCTACCTTCGGCGTCTCCGCGCCGGCCCATGCCGAGATCGAAGAGGGCAAGCTTCTGGTCTGGATCAACGGTGACAAGGGCTATGACGGCCTGCAGGAGGTGGGGGACTGGTTCACTCAAGAAACCGGTATCCCGGTTGAAGTCGCCCACCCGGACAGCGCCACCGACAAGTTCCAGCAATCTGCCGCAACCGGCAATGGCCCGGATATTTTCATCTGGGCCCACGACCGTTTCGGCGAATGGGCCCAGAGCGGCATTATTTCCGAGATCAAACCGTCCCAGAGCGTGATTGACGCCAACTATGACTTTACCTGGGATGCGGTCACGGTGGGCGGCAAGATGTACGGCTACCCGATGGCGGTCGAGTCTATAGGCCTGATCTACAACAAGGATCTGTTGCCTGAGCCTCCCAGCGCCTTCGAAGACATTCCTGCCCTTCACCAAGAGCTGGCGGAAGACGGCAAGCGCGCCATTCTGTGGGATTACAACAACACCTACTTTACCTGGCCGATGCTGGCGGCAGCTGGCGGATACATTTTCGGTGAAAACGCCGATGGTTCCGTGGATGTGAAGGACACCGGCGTGAATACCGAAGGGGCCATCAAAGGTGCCAACGCATTGACCCGGCTGATCGAGGAGGGCGTGATGCCCCGCGGAGCCGACTACAGCGCCATGGAGTCCAGCTTCAACAAGGGCGAGACGGCCATGATGATTAATGGCCCCTGGGCCTGGGGCAACCTTGAGAAAAGCGGCATCAACTTCGGTGTAACCACCATTCCGACGGTGGATGGCCAGCCCAGCAAACCGATGGTGGGTGTTATGGCCGCGACCCTGAACTCTGCCAGTCCCAACAAGGATCTGGCGGTTGAATTCCTGGAAAACTACGCGCTCTCCGTCAAGGGCCTGAAAATGGTGAACAACGACGTTCCCCTGGGTGCTGTGGCCAACAAGGAATTCATGGATGAACTCTCCTCCGATCCCAATATAAAGGCGACCTTCGAGAATGCCCAGCTGGGCGAACCCATGCCGAACGTACCGGCTATGGGTGCCTTCTGGTCGTCCATGGGGCCGGCCCTGCAAAACATCACCTCCGGACGCCAGTCCGTTGAAGATGCCCTGAACGCGGCAGCACAGCGAATTACCCGGTAA
- a CDS encoding alpha-amylase, whose protein sequence is MSPRARHLKLSACIASALITAGCASGPGKPTVVAGPPSANDTNVFCEAASAEMTIPVGSAFPDGTLVRDFYTGNTARVIDGEVTMAPGANAEGLVLLESVDAKAGQFSWGGATVYFAVTDRFANGTTGNDQNYGRQPDGKDEIGTFHGGDFVGLTQKLDYLSELGVNALWITPPFEQMHGWVGGGDRGDFQHYGYHGYYALDFTVPDANFGTREEFRTLVQEAHKRDIRVVMDVVMNHPGYSSLQDMQTFEFGSLFEGFEKHLPERWGDWQPESWENFHAYHALIDYDHPDWRNWWGKDWVRAGIADYDTPPNASVDAQRGSLAFLPDFKTEAEKPVDLPVFLRNKASSRSQQLDDATVRDYLITWLTDWVREFGVDGFRVDTAKHVEPEAWLALKEEAQAALDEYRSRNPDADLPAEEFWMVAEVFPHSVRRTAYFDAGFDAVINFDLQEEARAGAQCLPAMEPIYSDYASKLHGEENFNVMSYISSHDTKLFSQIAGNDPALQKRAAAALMLTPGAVQVFYGDESGRAFGPTGSDPHQGTRSDMNWNAIENGEVSGILAHWQKLGQFRERHPVIGAGEHRLISQQPYVFSRTNGDDRVVIAFGKK, encoded by the coding sequence ATGAGCCCTCGCGCCAGACACCTGAAACTCTCAGCTTGTATCGCCTCAGCCCTGATTACAGCCGGTTGTGCCTCCGGCCCGGGCAAACCCACAGTTGTGGCCGGGCCACCCTCAGCCAATGATACCAATGTCTTTTGCGAAGCGGCGTCAGCCGAAATGACGATTCCGGTCGGATCCGCATTCCCGGACGGGACACTGGTCCGGGATTTCTACACGGGAAACACTGCCCGGGTTATCGATGGTGAGGTAACCATGGCGCCGGGTGCCAACGCCGAGGGGCTGGTGTTACTGGAATCAGTCGACGCCAAGGCGGGCCAGTTTAGCTGGGGCGGTGCGACCGTCTATTTCGCCGTAACAGACCGGTTTGCCAACGGCACGACCGGCAACGACCAGAATTATGGACGCCAACCAGACGGCAAGGATGAAATCGGTACCTTCCATGGCGGTGATTTTGTAGGCCTGACCCAGAAACTGGATTACCTGTCGGAACTGGGGGTCAACGCCCTCTGGATCACGCCTCCGTTCGAACAGATGCACGGCTGGGTAGGCGGTGGCGACCGGGGCGATTTCCAGCACTACGGGTACCATGGCTATTACGCCCTGGACTTCACGGTCCCGGATGCCAACTTTGGTACCCGGGAGGAATTCCGGACTCTCGTCCAGGAAGCCCATAAACGAGACATCCGGGTGGTCATGGACGTGGTTATGAACCACCCAGGCTACAGTTCCCTGCAGGATATGCAGACCTTTGAATTCGGTTCGCTGTTTGAGGGATTCGAAAAGCATCTGCCCGAGCGCTGGGGCGACTGGCAACCGGAATCCTGGGAAAACTTCCACGCCTACCATGCCCTCATTGATTACGACCATCCGGATTGGCGCAACTGGTGGGGCAAAGACTGGGTCCGGGCCGGTATTGCCGACTACGACACGCCGCCGAACGCCTCCGTGGATGCCCAGCGCGGCTCTCTCGCGTTTCTGCCGGATTTCAAGACAGAGGCCGAAAAGCCCGTGGATCTGCCGGTGTTCCTGCGGAATAAAGCCAGCTCAAGAAGCCAGCAACTGGACGATGCCACCGTTCGGGATTACCTGATCACCTGGCTGACCGACTGGGTCCGGGAATTCGGAGTGGACGGCTTCCGGGTGGATACCGCCAAGCATGTGGAACCGGAGGCCTGGCTCGCGCTCAAAGAGGAGGCCCAGGCAGCCCTGGATGAGTACCGCAGCCGCAATCCCGACGCCGACCTGCCGGCCGAGGAGTTCTGGATGGTTGCCGAGGTATTCCCCCATTCGGTTCGCAGGACCGCCTATTTTGATGCCGGCTTCGATGCGGTGATCAACTTCGACCTGCAGGAAGAGGCCCGGGCCGGCGCGCAATGCCTGCCCGCCATGGAACCCATCTACAGTGATTACGCCAGCAAACTGCACGGCGAAGAAAACTTCAATGTGATGAGCTACATCTCCTCCCACGACACCAAACTGTTCAGCCAGATTGCAGGCAATGATCCCGCTCTACAGAAGCGGGCCGCAGCGGCTCTCATGCTTACGCCTGGCGCAGTTCAGGTGTTCTATGGTGATGAGTCGGGCCGGGCGTTCGGGCCAACCGGATCGGATCCGCATCAGGGCACCCGCTCGGACATGAACTGGAATGCCATTGAGAATGGCGAGGTGTCCGGTATCCTTGCGCACTGGCAGAAACTGGGGCAGTTCCGTGAGCGTCATCCCGTGATTGGCGCAGGCGAGCACCGGTTGATCAGCCAGCAACCCTATGTATTCTCAAGAACCAACGGCGATGACCGGGTGGTGATTGCGTTCGGGAAAAAGTGA
- a CDS encoding aldo/keto reductase, whose product MSYSRFLEDTPLVPGMMRLLDHADLCQPARLADWIQGRLDEGLTVFDHADIYGDGECERIFGEALMASPELRQKVQVISKAGIVPAHQDTSQWTTKHYRAEADYFSGAIDRSLSRLRVEQILTFLIHRPDPLLDAETLARTLEQAVSAGKIRHIGVSNFLPEQWRWLQKNTRLPLVCNQSELSLNHASPLFDGTFEAHLSDGLRWLAWSPLAGGALPGSVPESLLQTAKEETGLCATGLAIAWLRQLPGAPIPVLGSMREARIEAALKGARTTLPRPLWFALLEAMRQTAVP is encoded by the coding sequence ATGAGTTATTCGAGATTTCTGGAAGACACCCCTCTTGTTCCCGGCATGATGCGTCTGCTCGACCATGCAGATCTGTGCCAGCCGGCACGGCTGGCAGACTGGATCCAGGGGAGGCTGGATGAAGGACTGACTGTCTTCGATCATGCCGACATCTACGGCGATGGCGAGTGTGAGCGTATTTTCGGCGAGGCACTGATGGCCTCGCCGGAACTGCGTCAGAAAGTACAGGTTATTTCCAAAGCCGGCATTGTGCCTGCCCATCAGGACACCAGCCAGTGGACCACTAAACACTATCGGGCCGAAGCAGACTATTTTTCCGGGGCTATCGACAGGTCTCTCAGCCGGCTGCGGGTTGAGCAAATCCTCACGTTCCTGATTCACCGGCCGGATCCGCTGCTGGACGCGGAAACCCTGGCGAGAACCCTGGAGCAGGCCGTCAGCGCTGGCAAGATTCGGCACATTGGGGTATCCAATTTCCTGCCGGAGCAGTGGCGCTGGCTTCAGAAAAACACCCGCCTGCCCCTGGTGTGTAATCAGAGCGAGCTGTCACTCAACCATGCATCACCGTTGTTCGATGGCACCTTTGAGGCCCACCTTAGCGATGGCCTGCGCTGGCTTGCCTGGTCACCACTGGCTGGTGGTGCCCTGCCCGGCTCGGTTCCAGAAAGCCTGCTGCAAACCGCCAAAGAAGAAACCGGACTGTGCGCGACGGGGCTGGCCATCGCGTGGTTGCGGCAGCTTCCGGGTGCCCCGATTCCGGTTCTTGGCTCCATGCGTGAGGCGAGAATTGAGGCAGCGCTCAAGGGCGCCCGCACAACTCTCCCCAGACCGCTCTGGTTCGCCCTGCTGGAGGCAATGCGTCAAACCGCGGTGCCCTGA
- a CDS encoding substrate-binding protein, with protein MKIRKVLFSACLLLLVSSTVYAETLKIGLNYPQTGRYKDQGLQQRLGAFLAVDEINKAGGVMGRQLELVIRNTRGEPAQGAKNTAELIDREGVQMVFGGVSSAVAIASGKAARDRDRIYFGTLTYSNATTGAEGHSHMFREPYNAWMTAKALSQYLTTNHANDDYFYITADYTWGWSVEESVRKFSGTEDTQRHQGVKTPFPRALITDFREALEQAEASDAKVLMMVLFGDDMVRALNVAYEMGLTKKMQIVVPNLTLGMARQVGPTIMEGVIGGSPWVWNAPYELNYPRGKEFVEAFSARYEMRPSTAAASAYSIVYQYKDAVERTGTTNTARLIRALEGHRYTFLKDEQYWRDFDHQNIQTVYVVKVKPRNTIIADEYSSDYFSIIDSMPGDQAAQTREEWEERRREAGKPLSL; from the coding sequence ATGAAGATCAGAAAAGTACTCTTTTCTGCTTGCCTGCTGTTGCTGGTGAGCTCCACTGTCTATGCCGAAACCCTGAAAATCGGCCTGAACTATCCGCAAACCGGTCGCTACAAGGATCAGGGCCTGCAACAGCGTCTGGGCGCGTTCCTGGCCGTTGACGAAATCAACAAGGCCGGCGGTGTCATGGGTCGCCAGCTGGAGCTGGTGATCAGAAATACCCGTGGCGAACCTGCTCAGGGCGCAAAAAACACCGCAGAGCTTATCGACCGTGAAGGCGTCCAGATGGTGTTCGGCGGCGTGTCCAGCGCCGTTGCCATTGCCTCGGGCAAAGCCGCCCGGGATCGCGACCGGATTTACTTCGGTACCCTCACCTACTCGAACGCCACCACCGGGGCCGAGGGTCACTCACACATGTTCCGGGAGCCCTACAACGCATGGATGACGGCCAAGGCGCTTAGCCAATACCTCACAACCAATCACGCCAACGACGACTACTTCTACATCACCGCTGACTACACCTGGGGCTGGTCCGTGGAAGAGTCGGTACGAAAATTTTCGGGAACCGAGGACACCCAGCGCCACCAGGGCGTGAAAACGCCTTTCCCCCGAGCACTGATTACCGACTTCCGTGAAGCGCTGGAGCAGGCGGAAGCGAGCGATGCCAAGGTTCTGATGATGGTTCTTTTCGGTGACGACATGGTGCGAGCCCTGAATGTCGCCTATGAAATGGGCCTAACCAAGAAAATGCAGATAGTTGTACCCAATCTCACCCTCGGAATGGCGCGCCAGGTGGGCCCCACCATTATGGAAGGCGTTATCGGCGGCTCGCCCTGGGTGTGGAACGCACCCTACGAGCTGAACTACCCGCGAGGCAAGGAATTTGTAGAGGCCTTCTCAGCGCGATATGAAATGCGGCCATCCACCGCTGCGGCCTCTGCCTACAGCATCGTTTACCAATACAAGGATGCTGTGGAGCGTACCGGAACCACCAATACCGCCCGCCTCATACGGGCCCTCGAGGGACACAGATACACGTTCCTGAAGGACGAGCAGTACTGGCGGGACTTCGATCACCAGAATATCCAGACTGTGTACGTGGTGAAAGTGAAACCACGCAACACCATCATCGCTGACGAATACAGTTCCGATTATTTCAGCATCATCGATTCGATGCCCGGCGATCAGGCAGCCCAGACCCGGGAAGAATGGGAAGAGCGGCGCCGGGAGGCTGGCAAGCCTCTGAGCCTCTAG
- a CDS encoding DeoR/GlpR family transcriptional regulator, protein MSQKHRLEQIMDLIQASGFLTTEQLVEEFGVTPQTIRRDLNELARQNRLRRHHGGAGVDSSTANTAYQQRKIMNLEAKERIANALVQHIPDNASLFINIGTTTETIAKALLQKRGLSIVTNNLHVASILSAKEDFHIIIAGGEVRNRDGGIVGEAAVDFINQFKMDYGIIGISGIHHDGSLLDFDYREVRVAQSIIANSTEVLLAADHSKFGRNAMVRLGNIGQADHLFTDARPPEKIRKLLEVNGVEVHITGD, encoded by the coding sequence ATGTCCCAGAAACACCGTCTTGAACAGATCATGGACTTGATACAAGCATCCGGATTCTTAACGACAGAGCAACTCGTCGAAGAGTTTGGCGTAACGCCACAAACTATCAGGAGAGACCTCAACGAGCTGGCGAGGCAAAATCGGCTTCGCCGGCACCATGGCGGCGCGGGCGTCGACTCTAGCACGGCCAATACTGCTTACCAGCAGCGCAAAATCATGAACCTGGAAGCCAAGGAACGGATTGCAAACGCACTTGTGCAGCACATACCGGACAATGCATCCTTGTTCATCAATATTGGCACTACCACTGAAACCATTGCCAAAGCACTACTACAAAAGCGCGGCCTGAGCATCGTCACCAACAACCTCCATGTTGCTTCCATCCTCTCGGCGAAGGAAGACTTCCACATCATCATTGCTGGCGGTGAGGTTCGTAATCGCGATGGCGGCATCGTTGGGGAGGCCGCCGTGGATTTTATCAATCAGTTCAAAATGGATTATGGAATCATAGGCATCAGCGGCATTCACCACGACGGTTCCCTACTGGATTTCGACTACCGGGAAGTTCGTGTTGCCCAATCGATCATTGCCAACTCTACTGAAGTGCTCCTGGCCGCTGACCACTCCAAGTTTGGTCGAAATGCCATGGTGCGCCTGGGGAACATTGGCCAGGCAGACCATCTGTTCACCGATGCTCGGCCACCAGAGAAGATTCGCAAACTGCTTGAAGTAAATGGAGTAGAGGTTCACATCACCGGCGATTAG